One genomic region from Salvia hispanica cultivar TCC Black 2014 chromosome 2, UniMelb_Shisp_WGS_1.0, whole genome shotgun sequence encodes:
- the LOC125203913 gene encoding structural maintenance of chromosomes protein 1, protein MPSVKVTGKIIRLELENFKSYKGHQVIGPFYDFTAIIGPNGSGKSNLMDAISFVLGVRTGQLRGAQLRDLIYAFDDREKQQKGRRAFVMLVYQRADGSEIKFTRSITPAGSSEYRINDSMVNWDDYNAELKNLGILVKARNFLVFQGDVESIASKNPKELTALLEQISGSEEYKRSYEELEVQKAEADEKAVLAHQKKKTISAEKKQKKLQKEEAERHLKLQEQLKSLKQDNYLWKLFNIENDIEKANEDLSVEEDSLKEIVRELETYEDELKKKSKEQAGYMKEIQLRRRKIAEKQSRLDKQSELVKLKEETTRINSKIKSTNKELSKRREEKKRHVQEIAKLENDLRDVTRQLEDLREKSQDAGGKLQLVDSELETYHQIKEEAGMKTAKLKGEKEVLDRQQNADMEAQKNLEENVQQLENRKEELELQEKQMQTRLKKILDAVGKHKEELIRVRKEQREMKDKLGDSKHKHDMLKSKINDVDLQLRELKADRHENDRDARMSEAVETLKRLFPGVHGRMTDLCRPTQKKYNLAVTVAMGRFMDAVVVEDEHTGKECIKYLKEQRLPPQTFIPLLSVRVKPVIERLRTLGGTAKLAFDVIQFDPVLEKAIIFAVGNTLVCDDLDEAKHLSWSGQRYKVVTTNGILLTKSGTMTGGTSGGMEARSHKWDDKRIEGLKKKKEDLESELDKLGSIREMQLKESEASGKISGLEKKIQYTEIEKKSIEDKLNKLKVEKRNIEDEIGRFRPELEKLEKVIATRTSKIQTLEKRINDIVDLIYKKFSESVGVKNIREYEENHLKAIEQMAADRFNLHSQQSKLKYQLEYEKKRDVGSRIAKLESTIANLENSLRDVKEKQKELESATETANAEIEVLNEQVEGLNSKAEECEKDIQGWKKKISAATSNISKHNRQIKSKESLIDQLSLRKQEILEKCELEHIDIPIISDPMDTGSSGPGPVIDFSTLSRSLQQKAKPSEREKIEADFAQKIAALISEIEKTAPNLKALDQYEAVLEKERAASKEWEAARDEQNKITSDYNKVKQMRHECFMAAFNHISNNIDKIYNELTKSNTHAVGGASSTHAVGGTAYLNLENPDEPYLYGIKYSAMPPTKRYRDMSQLSGGEKTVAALALLFAIHSFKPSPFFILDEVDAALDNLNVAKVASFIRAKSCGGAKLESDVDFGSSFQSIVISLKDNFYDKAEALVGVYRDSERGCSQTLTFDLTKYRES, encoded by the exons ATGCCTTCTGTGAAAGTCACCGGCAAAATAATCCGCCTGGAGCTTGAGAACTTCAAATCCTATAAAGGCCACCAAGTCATCGGTCCGTTCTACGACTTCACGGCTATAATCGGGCCTAATGGCTCCGGGAAGTCGAATCTAATGGACGCCATAAGCTTCGTCCTGGGCGTCCGTACAGGGCAGCTCCGTGGGGCTCAGCTGCGGGACCTTATTTATGCGTTCGATGACCGCGAGAAACAGCAGAAGGGGCGTAGGGCGTTCGTCATGCTCGTTTACCAGCGTGCGGATGGGTCGGAGATCAAGTTCACTCGGTCAATCACGCCTGCTGGTAGTAGCGAGTACAGGATTAATGACAGTATGGTGAACTGGGACGACTACAATGCGGAGTTGAAAAATCTTGGTATCCTTGTTAAAGCTCGGAATTTCCTTGTTTTTCAG GGAGATGTGGAATCTATTGCTTCGAAGAACCCCAAGGAGCTAACAGCCTTACTAGAACAAATATCTGGCTCTGAAGAATACAAAAGATCGTATGAAGAACTAGAAGTGCAAAAGGCTGAAGCTGATGAAAAGGCTGTCCTTGCTCATCAGAAGAAGAAAACCATTTCAGCCGAGAAAAAGCAGAAGAAGCTGCAGAAGGAGGAGGCTGAAAGGCATCTCAAATTGCAAGAGCAACTG AAATCTTTGAAGCAGGATAATTACCTTTGGAAACTATTCAACATAGAGAATGACATTGAAAAAGCTAATGAGGACCTTTCTGTTGAAGAGGATAGCCTGAAAGAAATTGTGCGTGAATTGGAAACTTATGAAGatgaattaaagaaaaagagcAAAGAACAAGCTGGATATATGAAAGAGATTCAACTACGCCGGAGGAAGATTGCTGAGAAACAGAGTAGACTTGATAAA CAATCTGAGCTTGTTAAGTTAAAGGAGGAGACAACTCGTATAAACTCAAAGATAAAATCTACTAATAAGGAACTGAGtaagaggagagaagagaaaaagagacATGTGCAGGAGATTGCGAAACTTGAAAATGACTTGAGAGATGTGACAAGGCAACTTGAAGATTTGCGTGAGAAAAGCCAGGATGCTGGTGGAAAGCTTCAGCTAGTTGACAGTGAATTGGAGACATATCACCAGAT CAAAGAGGAGGCCGGGATGAAAACTGCTAAGTTAAAAGGTGAAAAAGAGGTTTTAGACAGGCAACAAAATGCTGATATGGAAGCACAAAAGAACTTGGAAGAGAATGTTCAACAATTGGAAAATCGAAAAGAGGAACTGGAGTTGCAAGAGAAACAAATGCAGACCAGGCTTAAGAAAATTCTTGATGCTGTTGGGAAACACAAAGAAGAACTTATCAGAGTGCGTAAAGAACAACGTGAGATGAAGGATAAGCTTGGAGACTCTAA GCACAAACATGATATGCTGAAGTCAAAGATAAATGATGTAGATCTTCAGCTACGGGAGTTGAAAGCTGACAGGCATGAAAATGATAGAGATGCCCGGATGTCTGAGGCAGTTGAAACCCTTAAACGCCTTTTTCCTGGTGTGCATGGTCGCATGACAGATCTTTGTAGGCCAACACAAAAGAAGTATAACCTTGCAGTTACCGTTGCTATGGGAAGATTCATGGACGCTGTAGTGGTTGAGGATGAACATACAGGGAAAGAATGCATTAAG TATCTGAAAGAACAGAGGCTTCCACCACAGACATTTATTCCTCTTCTTTCAGTGCGTGTGAAACCAGTCATAGAGAGGTTGCGCACTTTGGGTGGAACTGCTAAGCTGGCCTTTGATGTGATTCA ATTCGATCCTGTGCTGGAAAAAGCTATTATATTTGCTGTTGGAAATACCTTAGTTTGTGATGATCTTGATGAAGCTAAACATCTGAGCTGGAGTGGACAAAGATATAAAG TTGTAACTACTAATGGGATCTTATTGACCAAATCGGGTACAATGACTGGTGGCACAAGTGGTGGAATGGAAGCACGCTCACATAAATGGGATGACAAAAGAATTGAGG GGcttaagaagaaaaaagaagaccTGGAGTCTGAATTGGATAAGCTTGGGTCAATAAGAGAGATGCAGCTAAAGGAGTCTGAAGCATCAGGCAAGATTAGTGGCCTTGAAAAGAAGATTCAGTATACAGAAATTGAGAAG AAAAGTATCGAGGACAAACTGAACAAACTGAAGGTGGAAAAACGGAATATTGAAGATGAGATAGGGCGCTTCAGGCCTGAACTTGAAAAG TTGGAAAAAGTTATTGCCACCAGAACATCAAAGATCCAAACACTGGAGAAAAGGATCAATGATATTGTTGACCTTATCTACAAGAAATTCAGTGAGTCTGTTGGTGTTAAGAACATACGCGAATATGAAGAAAACCATCTTAAGGCTATTGAGCAGATGGCTGCAGATAGATTCAACTTGCATAGCCAGCAATCGAAGCTAAAATATCA ACTGGAGTATGAGAAGAAACGAGATGTTGGTTCGCGTATTGCCAAGCTGGAATCAACGATTGCCAACTTAGAAAATTCGTTGAGAGATGTGAAGGAAAAGCAAAAGGAACTGGAGTCGGCAACTGAAACCGCAAATGCTGAGATCGAAGTTTTAAATGAACAAGTGGAAG gTTTGAATTCAAAAGCAGAGGAGTGCGAAAAGGATATTCAGGGATGGAAGAAAAAGATCTCTGCTGCTACATCAAACATTTCAAAGCATAATCGTCAGATTAAGTCTAAG GAGAGTCTGATAGATCAATTGAGTTTGCGTAAACAAGAGATACTGGAGAAGTGTGAACTAGAGCACATTGACATTCCAATAATCTCTGACCCTATGGATACTGGGTCATCAGGGCCAGGGCCTGTTATTGATTTCAGTACACTGAGTAGATCGCTTCAGCAAAAGGCAAAACCATCTGAAAGGGAGAAGATCGAAGCAGATTTTGCACAGAAAATTGCTGCATTGATttctgaaattgaaaaaactgCTCCAAATTTGAAGGCACTAGATCAGTATGAAGCTGTCTTAGAGAAGGAAAGAGCTGCATCAAAAGAGTGGGAAGCAGCCAGAGATGAGCAGAATAAGATAACTTCAGATTACAACAAAGTTAAGCAAATGAG GCATGAATGCTTCATGGCTGCTTTTAATCACATCTCAAATAACATTGACAAGATATACAATGAACTCACGAAGAGCAACACCCACGCGGTGGGTGGGGCAAGCAGCACCCATGCGGTGGGTGGAACAGCATATCTGAACTTGGAGAACCCCGATGAGCCATACCTTTATGGTATAAAATACAGTGCTATGCCACCAACAAAGCGATACAGGGATATGTCACAACTATCTGGTGGTGAGAAGACAGTTGCGGCACTTGCTTTGCTCTTTGCCATCCACAg